The segment ACGAAAGCGACCAATTTGAGAACGCTGGCATCCAACCGGCGGACGAACCATATTGGTTCATCGCATAGGGATCGCCGACACCACCCGAGTAGGTAGGCGGATAATCTTGGGCTCGCACGTCCTGCAATGCAATAGGGGCGGAAACGAGCAACGTTAGTACGACCGTCGTGATAAACCTCGATGGGATCACAGAAGCAAACTCCATTTTTTTTTAATATTCGCCAGATTTCCTCAAGAGAAACGGCTTCACTACCGACACATCCACATTTTCGGGTGCGGATGTCAAGGCGAATTTGAAATAGCAGCCTTTCGCCCCTTCGCCTTAAAAGCCTTTCAACTTTATCCACGCTCTCCAAAAAATTTCTTGGCTCGGGACCAGACTTGTCATGCGATCGGCGATGAATGGATTAGCCGGCCAACGGCCATGCTTCGAAATCAAAATCCAAAGACCCTTACCAGCGAAAAATTCATCATGGCAAAATTCTATGTCCAATCAGGAAACTTACGCACCATCGTTCAAGCAGAATCGAGCCGCAAAGCGGCGATTTGGGCCGTCCATCAAGCGATGCAGCAAGTATTTCCGATTGATGACCAACCCGCGACCAACCCAACCAATCATCAAGCCGATTCGCCCCTGACCGTGATCATGCTCACGAAGAAACTCAAGGTCAGCGAACGCGGATTTGACCGCAGCGACGCGGGCGAATTATCGACGTTGGAAGTAATGAACGAGTGGAATCAGATGGTCTCGACTCTAGACCGACTTGAACGAATGATGCACGGTTGGGACAGTTGCACCGTTGGGAATGACCAGACACGGTGATGCACATGCCGCTTGTGTCTCACCAGAAAAGGTTTGTGTCTCACCAGAAAAGGGACGTGTTGGGAAAGCGGGCGTCACTTGGTATGCTTTCAACCGCTAGCAAAAAATAGCGAAGTGCTACAGCGACGGATGAACGAACGTTTTTTCCTTGGGCATTTGCCAAGCGTTTCCAAATGGCGTAATATCGTTTGTCGATTCGTATCAAAATCGTGTTTGAAGACCGAAGAGAGAATCGAAGAGTATTGACCGAGGATTCTGTCGATTACGCATTTTGTCTGTTACCCGAAGGAGTTGGAAAGATGACACGTATCCCTTTAAGCCAGGCCGATGAGGAAGCTCGTTTGAAAACGGAGCGATTGGATTTGAGCATTGCCGAGATGGGACTGTCGGTGCGAACCACGAATTGCCTGGAAGAGACGGGAATTTTGACCGTCCGCGACCTGCTTCAAGCGACCCCAAAGAAATTGATGAACATCAGCAACTTTGGCGAGAAAACGCTAGAGGAAGTCTACGAGGCCCTTGAGGCTCTAGGGTTCTATCGTCCAGGTCGCAAAACGACTCCGGCCTAGTTTTACGATGCCCCGATTCCCAAAGCCTTGGACCAAAAAACGGGGCAAACGTCAAATCGGCTACGCCCTTGGCGGTATCGTTGGCGAAGCGTTATTTTACGCTTCGCTTTTCTTCGTTGGCGTGTTCGCATTGTCGACGGTGCTGATCGCTTGGTTTGTCCCCGAGCGAGCGCTGAATGTCTCTTCCCAAACGCTTTCGAGTTCACTCAGTTACTGGGTCTTCGGAATATTGTCGATTGCGTTGATCCTCAGCGGCGTCGGCGGATTGCTCTATCGGTTGTCGGCGATTTCGACCAGTCATGAACGTCGCTTATCGGGACAAAGTATTCTAGGCCCCGGTGCCGACGCCGAATCGAAATTGCCCAGTGTCCCGCAAGGCCGGATGTTGACGGACAGTCCGGGTGAGCGACTGACGTACCGACTAGCGATGCAAAAGCCCGAGCACTCAGGAATTTTCGGGGCGGCGTTATTGGCTCTCCTTTGGAGTACCGTCTGGTTCGTTTTGTTATCCGTGGTCGTGTCAGGGTTCTATTACAATCGGCCCCGTTACATCTTAACATTCCTACTCGCTCCGCTCGGTGGAATTGCCTATTGGGCGTTCCGTTCGTTCATTATCCAACTTCGCCGAATCGCCGGAATTGGTGCTACAATCGTTGAAATCGGCGACCATCCCCTCATGCCGGGCGAGTCCTATCGAGTGTATGTTTGCCAAATGGGACGTTTGCGGCTAAGAAGAATAAAAATAATTTTGTGCTGCGAAGAACAGACATTTTACCGCCAAGGAACGGACGTTCGGGTAGAAAAACACGAAGCTTTTACACAAGTAATTTTAAATCAGCGTGATGTGGACCTTGACCCACAGGCTCCTTGGGAACAACAATTGAGCTTTGATCTTCCTGAGAACATCATGCATTCGTTCGTCGGTTCTCACAATGCGATTCGCTGGAAGATCATCGTTTCAGGAGAGTCACGACCTTGGCCATCGTTTTGCCGAAGTTTTCCCGTTATCGTTCATCCACCCGGGTTGCCACCGAATCGCAGCCCGCGTTAAACGTTTCGTTGTGCCGTGAAGACGGAACCTACGAAGCGGGGGAGCAACTCAAGGCCCAGTGGCGGATTAGCCGCATTTCGCTCGAACAACTACAAGGGCTTGAGGTTTCGGTGTTATGGCACACCGAGGGCAAGGGTGACGAGGATTTACACGTTCACCACTTCTATCGACTCGACGAAGCGGAACTTCAAGAGCTTGGAATCGACGATGCGCAAGCGATTTCTTGTAAACTGCCACTTACTCCGCTTAGTTACCATGGCCATTTGATCCATTTGCGATGGTGCATTCGCCTACGATTATTCGTTGAGGGACGCCGGGAAATCGTTGCCGAGCAACCATTTTACCTCGTGTCTTGCCGCGGAGAAAAAACGTCGGTCATGACGCTTCGGTCTCAATCAGAGTAGATGGAGATTTCGGAAGGTCACGACTTAATCTCGAACCCGTTTTGCACTCGTTTCGTTCGTCCAGGAGCGATTCCTTATCGGTTCGACGAGGCGGAGTTGCCGGGCACACACGGCGCCGATTCGGCTCTCGACCGAATGACCACGCGAGTCGTGCAAGTACGTTTCAGCGTCATCGTTGGCCCACATGGCAGCGGAAAATCCACTCTGCTGCAAACCTTACTCCCCAATCTGCAAACTGCTTTCTGCGATTTTGCCAAAGTCCATCTGATTGCATCGCAGCCGTGTCAGCGACCCATAATGGAAGCGTCGAACGGACTCGTTAGCGGTGGATTGTTGGTCGTCGACGGGATGGAACAATTAGCAACTTGGCAGCGAAAATTCCTACTGTGGCGTTCAAAACGCCGCAATCATTCTATTTTGGCAACCGCGCACCGCCCGTTGCGTGGTTTTGAAATCCTGCAAACAACGGCGTTGTCCGCGCAGAAAATTAGAGAGCTGACCAAGCAGCGAATCGCTTCGATGTCCGAGAATACCCAACAAATGATTCTAAACGAACTGTCAAACAGGCCACTGGGTCCCGAAACCAACTTGCGTGAACTCTGGTTCGACCTCTACGACATCGCCGAACGAATGATTGCCTTAGAACGCCGGGGGTGATAATCTATGTCTGTCCCGCGGTGGGAAAAATTCAATCCGTTTCACTTGTCCTTATTGAAAGCAACCCATGTCGGCTATCACGACCCAAATCAACGGCGAAATTTTGCTAGTTGGCTTCACGGATAGTAAAATTCTCGATTCTCAACGGATCGAACAAGTCGGACGCGAATTGCAAGCCGCAGTCCCTCAAGCAATCCACAAAAAGATGCTACTCGTTTTTCGTGGCGTCTCCTTCATGTCCTCGGCAATGATCACCAAGTTGGTGATGCTCAACAAAGGCTGTAAAGCTCAAGGGGTAACATTGAAGTTCTGTGAAGTTTCGCCCAATGTCATGGAGGTCTTCAAGATCACCAAATTGAATAAAATTTTTGACATACAAGAAAGCGAAGAAAAGGCAGTCGCAAGCTTTGACAAAAAAGGTTGGTTCGGTTAAGCCGATGGACGAAGACAGGTTGACGGAGCTGATTGAAAGCGAGCGTTCAGCGATAGGCCATGAAATTCATGATTCCATGCTGCCGCTTCTGTTCGGAGCCTCGGCGGTACTGCATCGAGAAATCGAGCGAGCCAACAGCGACCAAACCGATATCGAACGATTAGAAAAAGCGACGGCTTGGGTCGATGAAGCGATGCGGATTGGCCGCAACATCCTCAGCTTGGCCCATGCACCCAAATTCGACTCCGCACAAGACACAGCATCCTGGGATGCCGAAGTCGAATCGACCGTCGAGGGAGTCTTGGATGTCGGTGAAGATTTGCCGTGGACATTGAAAATGGATGTCTCGGAAAAGGCAAAAATAGTTTCCGCCCCGGTAGCGACCGCCGCCTATCGAATCTCCGTCGAAGCGGTTCGCAATGCCATCCGCCACGGCAAAGCCACCGAGGTGCAAATCACCGCGTCTGTTGAAAACAGCACTTTGCACCTGAGTGTCCACGACAACGGCAACGGTTTTGACGTTAACGCCATTCCCGACGATCGGTATGGAATCCGAACGATGAAAGGGCGAGCAAAATTGGTTGGCGGAACACTACGAGTGGAATCACGCTGTTCGGGTCCAACGATCGTCCATTTCGATTGTCATGTGAATGGTTCATGACGCAACAGCAAATCCGGGCCGAGAGCAGGTAACTGCCGTTAGGGAGCAAAGTCCCGTGCCGGTGGCGTAGCAGCGGATAGAGAAAGCACCGAATTGCCAAGTGCTTTGTCACAACGAAGCATGAGGGCAAGCATCTTTCGTGGCTGTGGCTTCCAGCCGCAGCTTACTGGGGCAAGATGCCCCAGCCACACGGTTGCCAAGCCTAAAATCAAGCCGTGACAAAGCACGAGAGCCGATACGGCTAACACGTGGATTAGGACTTCGTCGTCGCGTTCATGTCCTTGAGCGACTTCCCTAGCCGTTTCCGGCTATTGTTTGTCGTTCGCGAGCGTGTCGTGGTTTTGGTTGGTTCACCATCACCGACCAAGAGTGCTGCCACATTGGGGTGTAGCTCATCGGTATCGGTTGGCGTACCTATCTGTTCGACGGCATCGCTAACGCCTAGCAACACCGATTGGCGGACTCCGTCGCGAAGCCATTCGAAAAAATTGACATTCATTGTCTCTCTCCGTTTTTTGATTTTGTTCATGCTAGGCTCATACCGAACGAGTCTAGGCTTTGTCCGAAAAGGAGGCTGCCCCCTTTAGAAGACATTCTTTTTAATCGTTCTCGACTTGTCTGGAGAGGGTCAGACCCCTTTTCGGACAAAGCCAAGCCAACTTTCAAGTTGCTTGTAGGCAACGGACGTCGCCGGTGTCCAGAGCGGATTAACCGCTTGAAAGATCCAATTGACCGCCTGTTGAAGGGGTATGGTGCGATCGGTTGTAAACTTGATTCGCCTGGATTGCCCCGTCACTACGTAGGATTTCCTCTTCGATGCGGGTTCGGCTTTGCTCGAGTTGCCGCTCGCA is part of the Novipirellula aureliae genome and harbors:
- a CDS encoding DNA-directed RNA polymerase subunit alpha C-terminal domain-containing protein, with amino-acid sequence MTRIPLSQADEEARLKTERLDLSIAEMGLSVRTTNCLEETGILTVRDLLQATPKKLMNISNFGEKTLEEVYEALEALGFYRPGRKTTPA
- a CDS encoding sensor histidine kinase — translated: MTKKVGSVKPMDEDRLTELIESERSAIGHEIHDSMLPLLFGASAVLHREIERANSDQTDIERLEKATAWVDEAMRIGRNILSLAHAPKFDSAQDTASWDAEVESTVEGVLDVGEDLPWTLKMDVSEKAKIVSAPVATAAYRISVEAVRNAIRHGKATEVQITASVENSTLHLSVHDNGNGFDVNAIPDDRYGIRTMKGRAKLVGGTLRVESRCSGPTIVHFDCHVNGS
- a CDS encoding STAS domain-containing protein, whose protein sequence is MSAITTQINGEILLVGFTDSKILDSQRIEQVGRELQAAVPQAIHKKMLLVFRGVSFMSSAMITKLVMLNKGCKAQGVTLKFCEVSPNVMEVFKITKLNKIFDIQESEEKAVASFDKKGWFG